The DNA sequence GAAGAATGAATAGTAGAATTAGACGTGATGCTTTAGAGCGTATTATTGGTGAGGGTGATAGGAATTGTATTTGGGAGTTAAGAATGAACACAAATGCCTTTGCTAATTTGTGCGAGTTGCTTCAAGTCCAAGGAGGACTTTGTGAGGATGGTCAAGTAAGCTTGCCGGAACAAGTTGCAACTTTTTTAATTATCTTAGCTCATCACAAGAAAAACCGTAGTCTACAAGTTAGATTTTGTAGGTCTGGGAAAACAGTTAGTAAGTATTTCAATAAGGTTTTAAAGGCTATTATACGTATGCAAAAATTGTTATTCGCCAAGGCCTCACCGGTTGAAGAGGATTGCATAGACCCAACATGGAGAAAGTTTAAGGTAAACCTAAATGGATTATGTATGTAATTTGTTTTAAGCCTGGAAGGATTGTCTATCTAAAAGTTGTAATTTTTTGTGAATTATAGGGTTGCTTGGGAGCATTAAATGGCATTTATATAGAGGTGACAGTCCCCGAGTCTGATAAGTCAAGATATAGAACAAGGAAGGGTAAAATATGTACTAATGTCCTAGGAGTGTGTAACCGAGAAATGAGCTTTGTTTATGTACTTAGTGGATGGGAGGGATCGGCATCTGATTCAAGAATACTTCGAGATGCAATCACTCGTGGTAATAGTCTCAAGATACCTCATAGTAATATCTAATTTATAAGTCATAAGTTAGATTTTGATATTAAGCTTGACTGCACAGTTGTAGAGCTTACTTTGTTTGTATGTTATATTTATAGGTAATTACTATTTAGTGGATGCGGGTTACACAAATGGTCCTAGGTTCCTAGCACCATATAAAGGCACTCGCTATCATGTTAGAGAGTGGGCTCAAGGAACACGTGCACCTCGCAACTACCAGGAGTATTTTAATAGAAAGCATTCTTCTGCTAGGAATGTCATAGAGCGATGCTTTGGATTACTTAAGAAGAGATGGTCAATTTTAAGAAGTCCTAGCTTTTACCCTATAAAAACACAAAATCAGATCATAATTGCTTGTTGTCTGTTGCAAAATTTTATTCGGAAGAACATGGATATGGATCCGGAAGAGCAAACTAGCTTCTTAGATGAATTTCTGCCCGTCGAAGAGGAAGCACCAGATGAGTTGATCGATGTGGTTGAAAATACGAATGAGTTGACACAATGGCGTGACAACATTGCAATTGAGATGTACGAAGAGTGGCGAACTAGTCGTACGGAGTAGGATAGATTATAGGCCCAACTTGAATCTCCAGGTTTAATTTGGCATGAAACTTGTGATGTAATAGCTAAATTAGTGTGCGAAAGACATTCCATTGTTTTGTTAGATTTTTTGTCATTGAAATTTTTAAATGGTTATTGTAAGCCTTGTTTGtaatattcataattattaatatgaTTAACTATTGCATTGTTAGATTTCTATTATCATAGGTGATGTTTGATTTTAATGGATTGTACAACTTATTGCATGTTACATTTCTTCTTAGATGACAATGGACAAACGCATGTGGACTGATGAAGAAACTGAAGCATTTGTTGGTTTCATGGAGGAGTGTGTTGTTGATGGTTTGAAAGCTGATTGTGGACAATTTAGACCGGgaacttttgaaaaattagcccTGAAGATGTTGAAAGCATTCCCAACTTGTACGGTAACTGCCAAGCATTGCAAGAACAAGCATAAGCGACTAAAGGAGAAGTATCAATATGCCTCTGAGATGCTGGCATGCAGTGGATTTGGGTGGAATTTTGAAAAACATTGCGTAGATGTTGACAGTAGAGACGTTCTTGATGCGTGGATGAAGGTTGTTAACAAACTTacttgaaattattttattagtgacTTTAGAATATGTATACTAACTTCTGTAAGTTTCATCACAGGCACACCCAACCAAATTTTATACTCTTGGTAAGCCATTCCCTTTGTTCCACCGATTAGAGGGTATATTCGAAAAGGATCGAGCCACAGGTACAGGTGCAGTCAGTGGTTTTGACGCACAAGAGCAAGttcaagaggaggaggaagatcaTTGTCCAAGTTTGGACGATTTTGGAATGTCAGCAAATGTAAGTTTTCATGAAGGACAAGGAGCAGGTTCACACTCTGATGCTTGTGCAGCTAGCGGAAGGCATTCGGGAAAGAAGCGGAAGCAAAATGATATTCTAGAGAGGATGGTTGAACAGGTGCAATTTTCGACTGCTGAACAAGGAAGGAATGCCCAAGTTCTTGCTGATGCTATATCTGGGGTGAATGAGAAGTTCATGGTCGGTGAGAAGCTTGAACAGCTTGGATTCGATAACGATGAGGTGGTGCAGGTTGCAGTAAAGTTTGCTAATAATGCACAAAAGTAGAAGGTTTTCTGGGGTTTGAAGGATTCTCAGAAGAGTGGTTATGTGCGATCCATTCTCAATTAGAATAAGTGGTTCTAGTTAACGATTCTTGTTGAACATAGTTAGGATGGTTTACTTATTTTTATGAATTCAATAACTAGTTAGgatgatttagttatttttatgaatttaggATGATGTAGTTATTTTTATGTAGTTATTTTTATGAATTCATTAACTTATTAGgatgatttagttatttttattaattcaatAAATTATTAGGTGAAATGTCCTAATTCACAAGTTATTATTAGATTCTGACTTTTCAAATTATTGCTTCATAAATTTTCAAGGTAATGTTAGATACTGAATATTCAAACTAATgcttcatgaatttatattaaTGAGTTCAATATGCTAAATTCAGTGTCCTTCCATCTATGTTATTAGCAAATTAGCAAGTTGTTATTCCCATCTATATTAAATGCTTTGTATGATATTATGATAATATAACTTTTTAATTGGATCAGATTTTGCAGTTGTTTTGTTTGGAATTAGGTTAAGAATACAAGAATTTCCTAAAACAGCCAACCTAATTTCAAGAATTTAATGTCAACAAATCAGTCAATCTAATTCATTCATACACATGCTTTTACAACATGTTTACACATACAAACAAATTACACATAAATACTCATGTTGCAATTTAAAACCCAACACTATAACTTAATATGTAGTTTCTTTTGCCTTCAAGAGATTATGTGATGCATAAGTTATGTATCCTTTTGCCTTCATCTACTTACTCCATGTTTGAAATCACAGCTTGATCTCGGTGTGCCATGGCAATTCCATCTCCGGTAGCCACCTTCGATAACAAAAAGATAAACAagttaaattaaaagaaataagacCATAAAATGCAGGTCATGCACTATAAGCAAATCAACATATTAAGTGTGCAACCAGAATAAGA is a window from the Arachis hypogaea cultivar Tifrunner chromosome 1, arahy.Tifrunner.gnm2.J5K5, whole genome shotgun sequence genome containing:
- the LOC112713075 gene encoding protein ANTAGONIST OF LIKE HETEROCHROMATIN PROTEIN 1-like, which codes for MAGALPEHKPALAEEGNGLCGEKKTRRKTIIGSGKKLVPTAEVVPNWNRSSREVSLGGRMNSRIRRDALERIIGEGDRNCIWELRMNTNAFANLCELLQVQGGLCEDGQVSLPEQVATFLIILAHHKKNRSLQVRFCRSGKTVSKYFNKVLKAIIRMQKLLFAKASPVEEDCIDPTWRKFKGCLGALNGIYIEVTVPESDKSRYRTRKGKICTNVLGVCNREMSFVYVLSGWEGSASDSRILRDAITRGNYYLVDAGYTNGPRFLAPYKGTRYHVREWAQGTRAPRNYQEYFNRKHSSARNVIERCFGLLKKRWSILRSPSFYPIKTQNQIIIACCLLQNFIRKNMDMDPEEQTSFLDEFLPVEEEAPDELIDVVENTNELTQWRDNIAIEMYEEWRTSRTE